GGATCTCACCGGCTGGGCGCCCAGGCGGAGCCTGGACGACATGCTGGGGGACGCGGTGGAGCAGGCCAGGGACGAAGTGCGCCGGCAGGCTCTCGGAGCCGCCGCCGAAGGACGTTCCAACGGGAACACCGAAGGCACCGGGAAGGCCGGGAAGGCCGGGAACGCCGACGGCGCAGGCGACGCCGGGGGTGCGGGCAGCAGCCCCGGCGTACTGGCGGGCCCGTGTCCGGTCTGACTCCATGGCCGGGGTTCCTGTTCGCGAGTCTCGGCGCCTTCCTGGTCGCGGCCCTGCTGACCGAACCCCTGCGGCGGCTGGCACTGCGCCGCGGCTACACCGACCGTCCGAACGCCCGCAAGTCGCATATCCACCCCACGCCCTACCTCGGCGGTGTGGCCGTCGCCTGCGCCACGCTGGCCACCGCGATCACGGCGGTGCTCATCGCCGGGGAGAACACCGGGAAGCCCGGGAGCGCCGACACGGTCACCGTCGGCGTCATCCTGGCCAGCGCCGCGCTCGTGGCCGCCCTGGGACTCGCCGACGACCTGCGTCCGCTCGGCATCGGTGCCCGGTTGGGCGTCGAGGCGGTGGCGGCGCTCGTGGTGGTGCTCTGCTGCGACCATCCCGAGTTCCTGGGCGCGTGGTTCGACGTGCCGTTCGCCGTCGGATGGATCCTGTTCACCACGAACGCGTTCAACCTCCTGGACAACATGGACGGCGTGGTCGCGACGGTGACGACGGTGATCGCGGGTTTCCTGTGCTGTGCGGCGCTCAGCACCGGGCACGCGGCCACGGCCGCGCTCATGGCCGCGCTCACCGGAGCGTGCGCGGGCTTCCTCTTCCACAACTGGCATCCCGCCCGCATCTTCCTCGGTGACGCGGGCTCCCTCTTCGTGGGCTTCCTGGTGTCGTGCACCACCCTGACCCTCCACGAGGACGGCGGTGGTGCGCTGTCCGGATACGCGGCGCTACCGCTCGTCACCCTCGTGGTGAGCGCCGACACGGCCCTGGTGATGGTCGCCAGACGCCGGGCGGGCCGGCCGGTTTTGCAGGGCGGCAAGGACCACATCGCCCACCGGCTGCGCCGACTCGGCCTGACCGTGCGCCAGGTCGCCGTGGTGATCGGTGCCTTCGCCTCGTTGACCTGCCTGATCGCCTTCCTGGTGATGTTCCGTGTGTTCGCGCAGGACATCGCACTGATCGCGGTGGTCGCGGCGACCGCCGTGGCCTGGGGGCTGCTGCTGAGGGTCCCGGTGTACGAACCGAGCTGAGGCGGCCCGCTTCCGGACCGGCCGGGACCAGACCGGACCCAGCCGGCTCCCCAGCCCTGCAGGTCGTCCGGAATAGGAGATTATGCCGGTATCGTGCCATTGGTCAGTCGCTATCAGGCGCAGAAGGGCGGACAGATGTGCGGGGTAGCCGGAATCGCGACCACCGGGACTGCCGATCCGGCAACCGTCCGCGCCATGTGCGGCACCCTCACGCACCGCGGTCCGGACGGTTCGGGCTACCACACCGATGAACACGTGGCCCTCGGCATGCGCCGGCTCGCGATCATCGATGTGACCGGAGGCGATCAGCCCATCGCCAACGAGGACCGCAGCGTGATCGCGGTGTTCAACGGCGAGATCTACAACTTCGGGGACCTCCGCCGCGAACTGCTGGCCCGCGGGCACCGGTTCCGCACCGGCAGTGACGGCGAATGCATCGTGCACCTGTACGAGGAGTGCGGCGAGGCTCTCGTCCACCGGCTGCGTGGCATGTTCGCCTTCGCGCTGTGGGACGTGAAGCGGCGTCGGCTGCTGCTGGCCCGCGACCGCATCGGGAAGAAGCCGCTCTACTACCGGGACACCGGCAGCGCCCTGCTGTTCGCGTCCGAGCTCAAGGCGCTGACGGCCGTGGCCCCGGGCGACCGAGAGGTGGACCCGGTCGCCCTCCACCACTATCTGACCTACCAGTACGTGCCCGCGCCGTGGTCGATCCTCCGAGACGTCCGCAAGCTGCCGC
This DNA window, taken from Streptomyces sp. SCSIO 30461, encodes the following:
- a CDS encoding MraY family glycosyltransferase, which produces MSGLTPWPGFLFASLGAFLVAALLTEPLRRLALRRGYTDRPNARKSHIHPTPYLGGVAVACATLATAITAVLIAGENTGKPGSADTVTVGVILASAALVAALGLADDLRPLGIGARLGVEAVAALVVVLCCDHPEFLGAWFDVPFAVGWILFTTNAFNLLDNMDGVVATVTTVIAGFLCCAALSTGHAATAALMAALTGACAGFLFHNWHPARIFLGDAGSLFVGFLVSCTTLTLHEDGGGALSGYAALPLVTLVVSADTALVMVARRRAGRPVLQGGKDHIAHRLRRLGLTVRQVAVVIGAFASLTCLIAFLVMFRVFAQDIALIAVVAATAVAWGLLLRVPVYEPS